From a single Leptospira levettii genomic region:
- a CDS encoding thiolase family protein translates to MDPILLGVSDTIESEFDAEVYKNLTPLEKYHSLLFNSVDKLFGFLGTDREKLKPYLTDFVSVEAQSLGREGYGFTIKDANDMGFGGLACHTVDLGGASVGGALQQAHTIVKANPYAVVLVAAADIPKSVFKQVSDLKRLTATVCHKDWEMPYGATLIGLYSLLCERMMFDTGVTSEDLEEITKHFRTLAETNPRAFQYQKPLVEKQLKKPLSGVYSTPMIAIVTDHGFATLITSEAMKQKLIDNKVIKADAKHIFVIGSGHSAHAEYLIQKKDLKSPAGLACERAVASGGISRSEIEYAWIYDCFTGMIIHEASLYFGVSPKETATALRKGKIFNGSKEIPINLSGGILNYQAAMAISGATGLVDIASQYGLAVDPIPYVLSEPPKVSLLGGNGGIDSINSVILFSKDKMEKTPKEPMHLKPLEVNVPSPKEKEQATILSATTIYFNPGGEKKPPYLIVCSTKENGEMVLTNLFDKEGKEIVSKEGLELGKTKVEFQRIDGKIQAVVV, encoded by the coding sequence ATGGACCCTATTTTACTTGGTGTCAGCGACACAATTGAATCAGAATTTGATGCGGAAGTTTATAAAAACCTAACCCCCCTCGAGAAATACCATTCTTTACTTTTTAACTCAGTAGACAAACTGTTTGGATTCTTAGGAACCGACAGAGAAAAACTCAAACCCTATCTGACTGATTTTGTTTCTGTTGAAGCGCAGTCTCTCGGCAGGGAAGGGTATGGGTTTACCATCAAAGATGCCAATGATATGGGATTTGGTGGCCTTGCTTGCCATACGGTTGACCTTGGTGGTGCCAGTGTGGGAGGTGCGCTCCAACAGGCCCATACCATTGTGAAAGCCAATCCTTATGCTGTGGTTCTAGTCGCAGCTGCTGATATTCCAAAGTCCGTTTTCAAACAAGTATCCGACCTCAAACGTCTGACAGCAACCGTTTGTCATAAGGATTGGGAAATGCCGTATGGTGCCACACTCATTGGTCTCTATTCACTGTTATGTGAACGAATGATGTTTGATACTGGTGTGACAAGTGAAGACTTGGAAGAAATTACCAAACACTTTCGCACGTTAGCAGAAACCAATCCTCGTGCCTTCCAATACCAAAAACCATTGGTGGAAAAACAACTAAAGAAACCACTTTCGGGTGTTTATAGCACACCTATGATCGCCATCGTCACTGACCATGGATTCGCAACCCTCATTACTTCCGAGGCCATGAAACAGAAGTTAATCGACAATAAAGTGATAAAGGCCGATGCCAAACACATCTTTGTGATTGGATCGGGTCACAGTGCCCATGCGGAATACCTCATCCAAAAAAAGGATTTAAAAAGCCCAGCGGGCCTTGCTTGTGAGAGAGCTGTTGCTTCGGGTGGCATAAGTCGCTCTGAAATTGAATATGCGTGGATATATGATTGTTTTACAGGGATGATCATCCATGAGGCCTCTTTGTATTTTGGAGTTTCACCCAAAGAAACAGCCACAGCACTCCGCAAAGGAAAGATCTTCAATGGATCAAAAGAGATCCCTATCAATTTAAGTGGCGGGATATTGAATTACCAAGCGGCGATGGCGATCTCAGGCGCAACAGGACTTGTAGACATTGCCAGTCAATATGGACTTGCCGTAGATCCCATTCCTTATGTATTGAGCGAACCACCTAAGGTAAGTTTACTGGGAGGAAACGGTGGAATCGATAGCATCAACTCAGTGATCCTTTTTTCCAAAGACAAAATGGAGAAAACACCAAAAGAACCAATGCATTTAAAACCATTGGAAGTCAATGTTCCAAGTCCCAAGGAAAAGGAACAAGCGACGATTCTTTCTGCGACGACGATTTACTTCAATCCTGGAGGAGAAAAAAAACCACCGTATCTCATTGTTTGTTCTACCAAAGAGAATGGAGAAATGGTTCTCACCAATCTTTTTGACAAAGAAGGAAAAGAGATCGTATCCAAAGAGGGATTAGAACTTGGCAAAACCAAAGTAGAATTCCAAAGGATCGATGGAAAAATCCAGGCGGTAGTGGTGTAA
- the rpsT gene encoding 30S ribosomal protein S20, which produces MANLKSSKKDIRRTARRKERNGEDRSELRTYARLLIKAIKSGDKTEALSVFSKLSSKLDRAAKTKLIHKKNADRKKSRMALRINSIEAKAA; this is translated from the coding sequence TTGGCTAATTTAAAATCATCTAAAAAAGACATCCGTAGAACCGCTCGTAGAAAAGAGCGAAATGGGGAAGACCGTAGTGAATTACGCACTTACGCACGCCTTCTCATCAAAGCCATTAAATCTGGCGACAAAACGGAAGCATTGTCTGTTTTTTCAAAACTTTCTTCCAAATTGGACCGTGCAGCGAAAACAAAACTCATCCATAAGAAAAATGCAGATCGTAAAAAATCTCGTATGGCACTTCGCATCAATTCAATTGAGGCAAAAGCCGCCTAA
- a CDS encoding LIC_10450 family protein yields MTPEKSKYHYIKIDSISDIDPLKLSISQIQQRYIDKDNNRYALRFNKEIRRIEILKLVGNHFELVPHHQSTNPKGEGTPNETKSGNQTPPPPPIISEDLRANPILGKLISTPDPKPTTPEKTSKPIEISKEKLSPVVEENLMREDVDLDIFDGEEPPKPEETLSHEGLLNTPEPPKPEEEIDHTQINANTRLEEGSGEKTAQQRIDDFLKIIATYRERITAIIRNLQSSRIFELTGDPSENKNIVGNFSREMEATVFEAIDKMIDLHKEMTSYPRPITYYISKAPVEKREEMKLIESDKEKLNNLHLFEMQRHTDAIIKDLKKLSLQLLNILNLKNEIQVKQLQYANQLMFVDAKNASLYFAQDLDKTILEIEHWKQSK; encoded by the coding sequence GTGACTCCTGAAAAATCAAAATATCATTATATAAAAATTGATTCGATTTCAGATATCGATCCACTTAAATTATCCATTTCACAAATCCAACAACGTTATATTGACAAAGATAACAATCGTTATGCTCTGAGATTCAACAAAGAAATCCGTAGGATTGAGATCTTAAAATTAGTTGGGAATCATTTTGAACTTGTCCCTCACCACCAATCAACAAATCCCAAAGGAGAAGGTACTCCAAACGAGACAAAATCTGGTAACCAAACTCCACCTCCCCCACCCATCATATCAGAGGACCTAAGGGCAAATCCAATTTTAGGGAAATTAATTTCCACACCAGACCCAAAACCAACCACACCTGAAAAAACATCCAAACCAATTGAGATTTCCAAAGAAAAACTTTCTCCGGTCGTTGAAGAAAACCTGATGCGTGAGGATGTGGATTTGGATATCTTTGATGGGGAAGAACCTCCTAAACCAGAAGAAACTCTCTCTCACGAAGGCCTCTTAAATACACCCGAACCTCCTAAACCTGAGGAAGAGATTGACCACACTCAAATCAATGCAAACACCAGACTCGAAGAAGGGTCAGGGGAAAAAACAGCGCAACAACGTATTGATGATTTTTTAAAAATCATCGCAACTTACAGAGAAAGAATCACTGCCATCATTCGTAACTTACAATCCTCTCGTATTTTTGAGCTCACCGGGGATCCTTCCGAAAATAAAAATATTGTAGGGAATTTTTCCAGAGAAATGGAAGCAACGGTTTTTGAAGCCATCGATAAAATGATCGATTTGCATAAAGAAATGACCTCTTATCCTCGTCCAATTACCTATTACATTTCCAAAGCACCTGTGGAAAAACGGGAAGAGATGAAGTTAATCGAATCGGATAAAGAAAAATTAAACAACCTTCACTTGTTTGAAATGCAAAGGCATACAGATGCGATCATCAAAGATCTTAAAAAATTGAGTTTGCAGTTATTGAATATATTGAATCTCAAAAATGAAATTCAAGTCAAACAATTACAATATGCAAACCAATTGATGTTTGTGGATGCAAAGAACGCGTCTCTTTATTTTGCACAGGATTTGGACAAAACCATTTTGGAAATTGAACACTGGAAACAATCGAAATGA
- the glmM gene encoding phosphoglucosamine mutase: MRFTKEYDLSSLMISISGVRGKIGQGFGLEEALAFSKSFATIMNGGTVVIGRDSRPSGPYLESLLTSALLASGSSVLTLGLVPTPTTKAVVNLAKANGGIMISASHNPMEWNAFKFISKKGFFFSAEENQKLLSILQSGSYTKEQISPKGTIDSGEDYIDLHLSSVLKRVNVNKIKKKKFTVFVDAVGGAGSYVVPKFLQMLGCKVISHNCKPDGTFPRPPEPTAAALKTVEPSFKKSKADIGFALDPDADRLVLFTPKRGAISEEYTLPLALMNVLSSNKKKSKVVVNLSTSFLNEEVSSRFGAEVIRSKVGEANVVEEMIKTKAVFGGEGNGGIIDPNIPSFGRDTLSGIAHILNIMAETGKSIDALMDELPNLYMDKQSFPLAKGMSLETLYEKFQSEFSPKLISDKDGLWMYVSDSWIHIRPSNTEPIFRVITETKSKSDLEYTLKRVKQCVES, encoded by the coding sequence ATGCGTTTTACAAAAGAGTATGATCTGTCCTCCCTTATGATTTCGATCTCCGGTGTTCGGGGAAAAATTGGACAAGGTTTTGGATTGGAGGAAGCACTCGCTTTTTCAAAATCCTTTGCAACCATCATGAATGGTGGAACTGTAGTGATTGGAAGGGACTCACGACCAAGTGGCCCTTATTTAGAATCTCTTCTCACCTCTGCTTTGTTAGCTTCTGGAAGTTCTGTATTAACCTTAGGTCTTGTTCCTACACCCACAACCAAAGCTGTTGTCAATTTAGCAAAAGCAAATGGTGGGATCATGATTTCTGCTTCTCACAATCCAATGGAATGGAATGCCTTTAAATTTATTTCCAAAAAAGGGTTTTTCTTTTCAGCAGAAGAAAATCAAAAATTACTTTCGATCCTGCAATCAGGAAGTTATACCAAAGAACAAATTTCTCCAAAAGGTACTATTGATTCTGGTGAAGATTATATCGACTTACATTTATCCTCTGTACTAAAGCGAGTGAATGTAAACAAAATCAAAAAGAAAAAGTTCACAGTATTTGTGGATGCAGTGGGAGGGGCAGGGTCTTATGTAGTTCCCAAATTTTTACAAATGTTAGGTTGTAAAGTCATCTCACATAATTGTAAACCAGATGGAACTTTTCCTCGCCCTCCAGAGCCTACAGCGGCAGCATTAAAAACAGTCGAACCAAGTTTCAAAAAATCCAAAGCAGATATTGGTTTTGCTCTCGATCCAGATGCTGACAGATTGGTTTTATTCACTCCAAAACGAGGAGCTATTTCCGAAGAATACACTCTACCTCTTGCCCTTATGAATGTTCTCTCATCAAACAAAAAGAAATCAAAGGTAGTGGTAAATCTTTCGACTTCTTTTTTAAATGAAGAAGTAAGCTCTCGGTTCGGCGCGGAAGTGATCCGAAGTAAAGTAGGCGAAGCCAATGTTGTAGAAGAAATGATTAAAACCAAAGCAGTGTTTGGTGGAGAAGGGAATGGTGGAATCATTGATCCGAATATTCCATCATTTGGTCGAGATACATTATCTGGAATTGCTCATATCCTAAACATTATGGCAGAAACTGGGAAGTCCATTGATGCACTTATGGACGAGTTGCCGAATTTATATATGGACAAACAGTCCTTCCCATTGGCAAAGGGAATGTCTTTAGAAACTTTATATGAAAAATTTCAATCTGAGTTTTCTCCCAAACTCATTTCCGATAAAGATGGATTGTGGATGTATGTTTCCGATTCTTGGATCCATATCCGACCTTCCAATACGGAACCAATCTTTCGAGTGATAACAGAAACAAAATCCAAGTCCGATTTGGAATATACCTTAAAGAGGGTAAAACAATGTGTGGAATCGTAG